Proteins encoded together in one Onychomys torridus chromosome 1, mOncTor1.1, whole genome shotgun sequence window:
- the Meis3 gene encoding homeobox protein Meis3 isoform X2 — protein MSPGPARASGGAAAALGREQRVSAAQRPRHPAGTSGTSRRDEPPAVTARAQDRRRRPMARRYDELRHYPGIAEHTLASFSEAAPSVTRTPGPYGPHRPSQPQAPGLDSDSLKREKDDIYGHPLFPLLALVFEKCELATCSPRDGASAGLGSSPGGDVCSSDSFNEDIAAFAKQIRSERPLFSSNPELDNLMVQAIQVLRFHLLELEKGKMPIDLVIEDRDGGYREDLEDYSASCPSLPDQNNTWIRDHEDSGSVHPGTPGPSSGGLASQSGDNSSDQGDGLDTSVASPSSAGEDEELDLERRRNKKRGIFPKVATNIMRAWLFQHLSHPYPSEEQKKQLAQDTGLTILQVNNWFINARRRIVQPMIDQSNRTGQGASFNPEGQPMAGYTETQPQVTVRTPGSMGMNLNLEGEWHYL, from the exons CGCCGCCGCCCTCGGCCGCGAGCAGCGGGTCTCGGCCGCTCAGAGACCCCGGCACCCGGCGGGGACCTCGGGGACCTCCCGCCGCGATGAGCCCCCGGCCGTGACCGCCCGAGCCCAGGACAGGCGGCGCCGGCCCATGGCCCGGAGG TATGATGAGCTGCGCCACTACCCCGGCATTGCAGAGCACACCCTGGCCAGCTTCTCAGAGGCAGCACCTTCAGTAACTCGAACCCCTGGGCCCTATGGCCCACACCGACCTTCCCAGCCCCAAGCCCCAGGCTTGGACAGTGACAgcttgaagagagagaaggatgacATCTATGG ACACCCCCTATTCCCGCTCTTGGCCCTGGTCTTTGAAAAGTGTGAACTGGCCACATGCTCGCCCCGCGATGGGGCCTCGGCTGGGCTGGGCTCATCCCCAGGTGGTGACGTCTGCTCCTCGGATTCCTTCAATGAGGACATTGCTGCCTTTGCTAAGCAG aTCCGCTCCGAGAGGCCGCTGTTCTCTTCCAACCCGGAGCTGGACAACCTG ATGGTCCAGGCCATCCAGGTACTCCGGTTCCacctgctggagctggagaag GGGAAGATGCCCATAGACCTGGTGATCGAGGACCGGGATGGTGGTTACAGGGAGGACCTTGAGGACTACTCGGcctcctgccccagtctcccAGACCAG AATAATACATGGATCAGAGACCATGAGGACAGTGGGTCTGTACATCCGGGGACCCCAGGTCCATCCAGTGGAGGCCTGGCCTCCCAGAGTGGGGACAACTCAAGTGACCAAG GAGATGGGCTGGACACAAGTGTGGCCTCTCCGAGTTCTGCAGGCGAGGATGAGGAGCTGGACCTGGAACGCCGACGGAACAAGAAGAGGGGGATCTTCCCCAAAGTGGCCACCAACATCATGAGGGCCTGGTTGTTCCAGCATCTCTCG CACCCGTACCCCTCAGAAGAGCAAAAGAAACAGCTGGCCCAGGACACGGGGCTCACCATCCTGCAGGTGAACAACTG GTTTATTAATGCCCGGAGACGGATCGTGCAGCCCATGATTGACCAGTCCAACCGCACAG GGCAGGGTGCATCTTTCAACCCTGAGGGCCAGCCTATGGCAGGCTACACAGAGACTCAGCCACAAGTGACAGTCCGGACACCAG gatcAATGGGGATGAATCTGAACTTAGAAGGAGAGTGGCATTACCTATAG
- the Meis3 gene encoding homeobox protein Meis3 isoform X1: MSPGPARASGGAAAALGREQRVSAAQRPRHPAGTSGTSRRDEPPAVTARAQDRRRRPMARRYDELRHYPGIAEHTLASFSEAAPSVTRTPGPYGPHRPSQPQAPGLDSDSLKREKDDIYGHPLFPLLALVFEKCELATCSPRDGASAGLGSSPGGDVCSSDSFNEDIAAFAKQIRSERPLFSSNPELDNLMVQAIQVLRFHLLELEKVHNLCDNFCHRYITCLKGKMPIDLVIEDRDGGYREDLEDYSASCPSLPDQNNTWIRDHEDSGSVHPGTPGPSSGGLASQSGDNSSDQGDGLDTSVASPSSAGEDEELDLERRRNKKRGIFPKVATNIMRAWLFQHLSHPYPSEEQKKQLAQDTGLTILQVNNWFINARRRIVQPMIDQSNRTGQGASFNPEGQPMAGYTETQPQVTVRTPGSMGMNLNLEGEWHYL, encoded by the exons CGCCGCCGCCCTCGGCCGCGAGCAGCGGGTCTCGGCCGCTCAGAGACCCCGGCACCCGGCGGGGACCTCGGGGACCTCCCGCCGCGATGAGCCCCCGGCCGTGACCGCCCGAGCCCAGGACAGGCGGCGCCGGCCCATGGCCCGGAGG TATGATGAGCTGCGCCACTACCCCGGCATTGCAGAGCACACCCTGGCCAGCTTCTCAGAGGCAGCACCTTCAGTAACTCGAACCCCTGGGCCCTATGGCCCACACCGACCTTCCCAGCCCCAAGCCCCAGGCTTGGACAGTGACAgcttgaagagagagaaggatgacATCTATGG ACACCCCCTATTCCCGCTCTTGGCCCTGGTCTTTGAAAAGTGTGAACTGGCCACATGCTCGCCCCGCGATGGGGCCTCGGCTGGGCTGGGCTCATCCCCAGGTGGTGACGTCTGCTCCTCGGATTCCTTCAATGAGGACATTGCTGCCTTTGCTAAGCAG aTCCGCTCCGAGAGGCCGCTGTTCTCTTCCAACCCGGAGCTGGACAACCTG ATGGTCCAGGCCATCCAGGTACTCCGGTTCCacctgctggagctggagaag GTCCACAACCTGTGCGACAACTTCTGTCACCGATACATCACCTGCCTCAAGGGGAAGATGCCCATAGACCTGGTGATCGAGGACCGGGATGGTGGTTACAGGGAGGACCTTGAGGACTACTCGGcctcctgccccagtctcccAGACCAG AATAATACATGGATCAGAGACCATGAGGACAGTGGGTCTGTACATCCGGGGACCCCAGGTCCATCCAGTGGAGGCCTGGCCTCCCAGAGTGGGGACAACTCAAGTGACCAAG GAGATGGGCTGGACACAAGTGTGGCCTCTCCGAGTTCTGCAGGCGAGGATGAGGAGCTGGACCTGGAACGCCGACGGAACAAGAAGAGGGGGATCTTCCCCAAAGTGGCCACCAACATCATGAGGGCCTGGTTGTTCCAGCATCTCTCG CACCCGTACCCCTCAGAAGAGCAAAAGAAACAGCTGGCCCAGGACACGGGGCTCACCATCCTGCAGGTGAACAACTG GTTTATTAATGCCCGGAGACGGATCGTGCAGCCCATGATTGACCAGTCCAACCGCACAG GGCAGGGTGCATCTTTCAACCCTGAGGGCCAGCCTATGGCAGGCTACACAGAGACTCAGCCACAAGTGACAGTCCGGACACCAG gatcAATGGGGATGAATCTGAACTTAGAAGGAGAGTGGCATTACCTATAG